In bacterium, the DNA window CCCAGGGGCTACCGGGATAAGCCTGCTGGCGCAGATCGAGGGCACAGCGGATTCGAGCCCGGTCACCTACCTGGAGACACTCGGCACCCAGCTCGACATGGGCTGGAGCCCCTTGCTCGGAATCCGGACCGAGCGGCACAAGTACATCCGCGCACCACGGCCCGAGCTCTACGATCTCGTCCACGACCCGGACGAAACTCGCAACCTGGCCGAGGATGCGTCTGGGTTGGTAGAAGAGTTCGACGCAATCCTCGGAGCGCAGCTCGCCAGCGGGCAACCCGCCCGACCGAACCTCACGCCCAGTGGCGACCAGCGCGCGCGCCTGGAGAGCCTCGGCTACGTGCTCTCCGAGGAGGAACCTCCCTCCGGAGCCCTCGGCGTGGTGGGTGGGATCGATCCGAAGGACGAGATCGGGGCCGTCGCCGCCTGGAACGAAGCCTTGTCGTTGATCGAAGGCAACCGTCCCGCAGAGGCATTGGCGCGCCTCGAAGGGGCCGGTGGCGGCCTGGCCGTCCAGCTGGCCCGCACTGAGGCAGCACTGGCTGCGGGGGACTTGATTCGGGCCGAACGGGAAGCGCGCGCAGCCATCGAAGCGGTGCCAAGCGCGCAATCCGGCTACGCCCACCTCGGCATGGTCCTCCTGCAACAGCAACGATGGGCGGAGGCGGAGAAGGCCTTCCTGGAGGCCGTCCGGCTTGCCCCGGAGCAGGGCTTCTCGCTGCTCGGGCTCGGCCGCCTCGCGGAGGCGCAGGGTCGCGATGCAGAAGCGGCCGAGTTCTACGCACGCTCCTGGGAGGCTCGCGCCCCAGAGGGACAAGCAGCCTGGCGCTTGGCCGCATTGCGCATCCTACAGGGTCGCCACGAGGAGGCCGACGCACTGCTCGCCCTCTTTCCCGATCACGAGCTCGTTCGCCCGGAGGTCGCGATCCGCTTGTCGACCGCCCTGCAGCGCAGCGGTCGTCTACCCGATGCGTTGGAGCGCGTCTGGAGTTCACGCCGAGCCCATCCCCGGAACGTGAACATCGCCTTGGCCCATGGCCGCCTGCTCGAAGCCAATGGCTCCCTGGAGCGAGCGCTTGCAGTACGGGAGCGTGCGCTGACCCTGGCCCCGAAGAGCGTGGCGGCCCGCAATGACGTCGCGTGGTCGTTGACCCGGCTCGGCCGAGACCTGGACCGCGCCTTCGGGCTGGCCGAAGGTGCCACCGCGCAACGAGGCCCACTTCCCGAGCTGCTCGACACGCTTGCGACGGTGCAGCTCCAACGCGGCGATTGGGAACGGGCCCTGGAGCTGGCACAGCGCGGCTCGGAAGAAGCGCAGGGAGAGACACGCGCCCATCTGCTCTACGTCCGTGCCGAAGCCCTGGCGCGGGGCGGTCGGAACCAACGAGCCCAGGAGGTTCTGAAGCAAGCTCTCGATGCCGCGGGCCAGCCGCCGCCGTTCTGGCACGCCGCCGCAATGACCCTCGCGCGCAAGCTGGAAGGCGGCGACGAGACGAGCCCGCCTCGAGAAGTGACCCGCTGATATGGAGCCCCCGGGCTCCGATCAGGGCACCCCTTCGGCCGCGATTCTACTCGCCGTCGAGCACGTATCCGAGCGCCTTGAGCTGGTTGACGTGCATCTCGTCAATCTCCACCTCGGGCGTGTCTCCCCAGGGAATGGACTTGGACAACCATTCCTCGGATTCCTGTCGAAGCTCGGCTGCCTGCTCCTCGCGCCTCGCGATCAGGTTTTCCTGCTCGGTCGGATCCGTGCTGTGATCGAACATCTCTCCGGACTCCGGCTTGTCCGCGCGATAGACCAGCCGAACCGGCCCCTTTCGAATCGATACCAGCGGCTCGGACGGCCTCTCGTTGTCTCCCCAGGTCCCCCACGAGGTGTCCAGGTAGGAGAGCGCGGAGGGAGGCGATTGCTCCGCGTCATCGGATTCCGCCTCGCCACGCGCCGCCGCCTCGATCAGGGGAACCAGCGAGTGACCGTCGGTATCGGGAAGCGAAGGGAGGCCGAGCATGTCGAACACGGTCGGCCAGATATCGACGTTTCGCACCAGGGGCTTCACCACGATCCCTTCTTCGAGGGAGAACGGGAGTGACATGATCAGGGGAACCTCCGTCACCTCTCGGTAGAGATTCGTGGCGTGCCCTTCCTCGCCATGTTCGTAGAAGCTCTCACCATGGTCGGACCCGATCACGATCACCGTGCGCTCGAGCAGGCCCGTATTCTGGAGTTCCTCGACCAGCCGCCCAACGTTCCGATCCACCCAGGAAATGGAGCTGTCGTACGCATCCGAGTACGAGGTGCCGAACTCGAGCTTTGCCGCCTCCTGGTCATACATGTACTGGTGCACGTCCATGTAGTGCACGTAGAGGAAGAAGCGCTCCTGAGCGTGGCTGTTGATGTACTCGATCGCGGTCTCGGTGGCATCGTAGTCATTGCCCAGCAGGGGGTGAGTCGACGGACTCCGTTGCTCCAGGACCTGCGGGGTCCGGCTGGTTTGCGGCCGCATGTAGAGATCGAAGCCCTGGTTGAATCCGAAGTTGTTGGCCACCCAGCCGTTGCGCCAGACACCCCCGGTCTGGAATCCCGCCTTGCTGAACACCTCGGCCGGAAGCACCGCTTCCGGCGGCAACGCATTTCGGAAGCGCGTAACGCCGGTGCGCATCGGGTAGAGCCCAGTCCACAGCGACGCCATCGAGGCCTTGGTCCAGGTCGACTGTGCCTCGACGCGATCGAACCGCACCCCGTAGCGTGCCAGCGAGTCCATCACGGGGCTGGTAGGCCGCTCGTAGCCGTAGGCCGACAGTCGATCGGCCCGAAGGGTATCGATCAGGATGAAGATCACGTTCACATCATCGCGCTCGCGTAGCTGCACGATCTCCTCTGGCTCGCCGGCCGGGCGCCCGGGGAGGTGGATCTCCAACTGCGAGATGAGCGCGCCAACCGCCAGCAGGCCCGCCAGTCCGTAGTAGAGCCAAGGGGAGTCGATGATACGTCGAAGCAAACCGGTCTCCTGAATGCTGTTCACTAGGAACTACCGCCCCCGGCCTCGGCGCTTCGCAACGCCTGGAGTTCCCGCTGGGCTTCCTCACGCGGAAAGCCCGGAAACTCACCCTCGATCGCCAAGGAACCCTCGAGCGCGGTCGCCGCCTCGCTGTTTCGCTCGAGCGCCTGAAGAGCGAGCCCCAGATGGTAGAGCAGTAGAGGATTCCCCTGCCCGCTCGCCTCGGCCAGTTCGATCGCAGATTCGAATTGCGGGAGAGCTGCCTCGGGCAAGCCGTTGCGCAGGTAGGCGAAGCCGAGTGTATCCGCCACGTCCGGGGAGTCGGGCAAGGCCGAACGGGCTTCCTGGGCGAGCTGTACCGCCCGGCTCAGCTCCACCCCGCGACTGGCCAGAAGAAAGGCGAGG includes these proteins:
- a CDS encoding sulfatase-like hydrolase/transferase; amino-acid sequence: MRENSKPSQLRVSLLLSLYMAVSLTAGACSRGPERVLLVTIDTLRADRLGCYGREGAQTPTLDGIAAAGVRFETAISPTPMTLPSHTSLMTALDPPSHGVRHNSIFRLEENFPTLAEAMRAAGFETAAFLGAMVLERDFGLARGFDSYDDQMPPRWGQNQMQRAERSADAVVDEAIAWLEKAPDRFFLWVHLYDPHAKYEPPPEFAKAFPNDPYAGEIAFVDAELGRLLAHLNQRWPDQRTLVVATSDHGESLFDHDEPTHSYGIYDSTQRVPLLMQGPGLPRGQVVESVARLIDVAPTMLALSGAEPLPGATGISLLAQIEGTADSSPVTYLETLGTQLDMGWSPLLGIRTERHKYIRAPRPELYDLVHDPDETRNLAEDASGLVEEFDAILGAQLASGQPARPNLTPSGDQRARLESLGYVLSEEEPPSGALGVVGGIDPKDEIGAVAAWNEALSLIEGNRPAEALARLEGAGGGLAVQLARTEAALAAGDLIRAEREARAAIEAVPSAQSGYAHLGMVLLQQQRWAEAEKAFLEAVRLAPEQGFSLLGLGRLAEAQGRDAEAAEFYARSWEARAPEGQAAWRLAALRILQGRHEEADALLALFPDHELVRPEVAIRLSTALQRSGRLPDALERVWSSRRAHPRNVNIALAHGRLLEANGSLERALAVRERALTLAPKSVAARNDVAWSLTRLGRDLDRAFGLAEGATAQRGPLPELLDTLATVQLQRGDWERALELAQRGSEEAQGETRAHLLYVRAEALARGGRNQRAQEVLKQALDAAGQPPPFWHAAAMTLARKLEGGDETSPPREVTR
- a CDS encoding sulfatase — encoded protein: MLRRIIDSPWLYYGLAGLLAVGALISQLEIHLPGRPAGEPEEIVQLRERDDVNVIFILIDTLRADRLSAYGYERPTSPVMDSLARYGVRFDRVEAQSTWTKASMASLWTGLYPMRTGVTRFRNALPPEAVLPAEVFSKAGFQTGGVWRNGWVANNFGFNQGFDLYMRPQTSRTPQVLEQRSPSTHPLLGNDYDATETAIEYINSHAQERFFLYVHYMDVHQYMYDQEAAKLEFGTSYSDAYDSSISWVDRNVGRLVEELQNTGLLERTVIVIGSDHGESFYEHGEEGHATNLYREVTEVPLIMSLPFSLEEGIVVKPLVRNVDIWPTVFDMLGLPSLPDTDGHSLVPLIEAAARGEAESDDAEQSPPSALSYLDTSWGTWGDNERPSEPLVSIRKGPVRLVYRADKPESGEMFDHSTDPTEQENLIARREEQAAELRQESEEWLSKSIPWGDTPEVEIDEMHVNQLKALGYVLDGE